A section of the Pedobacter sp. HDW13 genome encodes:
- a CDS encoding serine hydrolase, whose amino-acid sequence MKNIAILIYFLFTCVCSFAQSSDNPMRSPVDSAVAKLMATYMKEGKRVGISIGVNYKGKSYTYNYGETAPGSKKLPSSTSIYEIGSITKTFTGLLIAHAITEGKMSLNDDIRKFLPGNFPNLQYKNDDPVKIGYLLAHTAQFPNSFGNPIETSAFLDSLHHVKLDSIKSFHYAYSNVGYQLLGLILEKIYQKTYYQLISQHIVSPLGMARTALSYRVKYAKEQLSGYGTNRAAVGNMPCTLPGAGSLHSSVSDMLKYLRYQNTENNPALKLSHRITVGDIDNGAHAFQWEIGKTWNWDQYLRVDGGTDGFRSFCLIYPLTQIEIVILSNQKDDSAGSGLYSVASGIYKVVKEIK is encoded by the coding sequence ATGAAAAATATAGCCATACTGATTTATTTCTTATTTACATGTGTTTGCAGCTTTGCACAAAGCAGCGACAATCCGATGAGATCGCCAGTCGATTCTGCGGTAGCTAAACTAATGGCTACATATATGAAGGAGGGGAAGCGGGTAGGTATTTCGATTGGTGTCAATTATAAAGGAAAATCCTATACCTATAATTACGGCGAAACAGCACCGGGATCTAAAAAACTTCCCAGCAGTACTTCCATCTACGAGATCGGCTCAATTACCAAGACCTTTACGGGCCTGCTCATCGCCCATGCGATTACGGAGGGAAAAATGTCTCTTAACGATGATATCCGTAAATTCCTTCCTGGCAATTTTCCAAATCTCCAGTATAAAAACGACGATCCGGTAAAGATCGGCTATCTATTGGCGCATACTGCCCAGTTTCCCAACAGTTTTGGCAACCCAATAGAAACATCCGCTTTTCTGGATTCTCTTCATCATGTAAAGCTTGATTCCATAAAATCTTTTCATTATGCTTATTCAAATGTCGGTTATCAACTGCTTGGATTAATCTTGGAAAAGATTTATCAAAAAACCTATTATCAGCTCATTAGCCAGCATATCGTTTCTCCCTTAGGCATGGCCCGAACGGCTCTTTCCTACAGGGTAAAGTATGCTAAAGAGCAACTTAGTGGATACGGTACAAATAGAGCAGCGGTTGGTAATATGCCCTGCACCCTTCCAGGGGCGGGAAGTCTTCACTCTTCTGTAAGCGATATGCTCAAGTACCTTCGGTATCAGAACACCGAGAACAATCCCGCACTCAAGCTAAGCCACCGGATCACAGTTGGGGACATAGATAACGGAGCGCACGCCTTTCAATGGGAGATCGGGAAGACCTGGAACTGGGATCAGTACCTTAGAGTGGATGGAGGGACAGATGGCTTTCGCAGTTTCTGCCTCATCTATCCGCTCACCCAAATTGAAATTGTTATTCTTTCAAACCAAAAAGACGACTCGGCCGGCAGTGGACTCTATAGCGTGGCCAGCGGTATATATAAAGTAGTAAAGGAAATCAAATAA
- a CDS encoding phospholipase D-like domain-containing protein has protein sequence MQNAIAFSNNDVITIAWSFGKKPVGCMGFAIYRIDNKNVETALSSFSVFKGYKIEKGQTTRDFPIQKFYWKDVDARRIGEKTGNRKFRYKIVPLKGKPGELVEMSELPIIISNEVEITANVGSNMSAYFNRGLISTQRISKALTDEPEKGGLLKRVADYKGKDVLRESLSGDMVEAITGFLDKAKDEGKIYAALYELGDPELIELLKALKTSLNIVLSNSRGKIDDTSKPKKPDKNGVLKYPQITVDHNDEVRAELKTVGAEVYDRVMPENHIGHNKFLVYTDKNDKPKSVLFGSTNWTSTGLCTQTNNTMIIEDPALAGRYMDYWKQLVLDNDAASGIAKNLQGSVLRSWCAKGESLSIGEHTLQSWFSPNTPKARSNNANELRPVDMEAVVKCINAAKHSILFLAFYPGSPSIANWSALALKQNKHLFVRGCVTNKSASEGFYYDLKGMVPPKKADGDKTPIKQDYRVFGAEAFDGKKIPEGWIKEMLNAGFAIIHDKVMVIDPFSEDCVVITGSHNLGHKASYDNDENLAIIKGNNKLALAYTTHILDVYDHFSARYFFKKNSNYADFLLKDKPELWMDKYFDAEGNIKNAQLNFWLQAKI, from the coding sequence ATGCAAAACGCAATCGCTTTTTCCAACAATGATGTTATCACCATTGCCTGGAGTTTCGGAAAAAAACCTGTTGGCTGTATGGGTTTCGCCATCTACCGGATTGATAACAAAAATGTAGAAACTGCCTTATCGAGTTTTTCTGTCTTTAAGGGCTACAAAATTGAAAAAGGACAGACAACAAGGGACTTCCCTATTCAAAAATTTTACTGGAAAGATGTGGATGCAAGGCGGATTGGGGAGAAAACCGGTAACCGGAAGTTTCGGTATAAGATCGTTCCGCTGAAAGGCAAACCCGGCGAGCTGGTGGAAATGAGCGAGCTGCCGATCATCATCTCCAATGAGGTGGAAATCACGGCGAATGTGGGCAGTAACATGTCGGCTTATTTTAACCGGGGGTTGATCTCTACGCAAAGGATCTCCAAAGCGCTGACCGATGAACCTGAAAAAGGCGGGCTTCTGAAACGGGTTGCGGACTATAAGGGAAAGGATGTGTTAAGGGAAAGCCTGTCGGGCGATATGGTGGAAGCGATTACCGGTTTTTTGGATAAAGCAAAAGATGAAGGAAAAATTTATGCGGCTTTGTATGAATTAGGTGATCCGGAACTGATTGAATTGCTGAAGGCTTTAAAAACCAGCCTGAATATTGTTTTATCTAATTCCAGAGGCAAAATAGACGATACAAGTAAGCCCAAAAAACCGGATAAAAATGGCGTACTAAAATATCCACAAATCACGGTTGACCACAATGATGAGGTTCGCGCTGAATTGAAAACAGTTGGTGCGGAGGTATATGACAGGGTGATGCCGGAAAACCATATCGGGCACAATAAATTTTTGGTGTATACCGATAAAAACGATAAACCAAAATCGGTACTCTTTGGCTCCACCAACTGGACTTCTACAGGTTTATGTACTCAAACTAATAATACAATGATTATTGAGGATCCGGCGCTGGCCGGGCGGTATATGGATTATTGGAAACAGCTGGTGTTGGATAATGATGCAGCATCGGGTATTGCTAAAAACCTGCAGGGAAGCGTTTTGCGCAGCTGGTGTGCTAAGGGAGAAAGTTTATCGATTGGTGAGCATACCCTGCAGAGCTGGTTTTCTCCCAATACACCAAAGGCAAGATCGAACAATGCAAATGAACTCAGGCCGGTGGATATGGAGGCAGTAGTTAAGTGTATCAATGCGGCTAAGCATTCGATTTTATTCCTCGCATTTTATCCTGGTTCGCCTTCAATTGCTAATTGGTCTGCTTTAGCATTAAAGCAAAACAAGCACCTGTTTGTGCGGGGCTGCGTAACCAATAAATCTGCGTCTGAAGGTTTCTATTATGACCTGAAGGGTATGGTTCCACCAAAAAAGGCCGATGGTGATAAAACACCCATTAAGCAGGATTATCGGGTTTTCGGTGCTGAAGCTTTCGATGGCAAAAAAATTCCGGAGGGTTGGATTAAGGAAATGCTCAACGCCGGCTTTGCCATCATCCATGATAAGGTGATGGTGATTGACCCTTTTTCAGAAGATTGTGTGGTCATTACCGGCAGCCATAACCTGGGACACAAGGCATCGTATGATAATGATGAAAACCTGGCGATCATCAAAGGCAATAATAAACTGGCCCTGGCTTATACCACGCATATTTTAGATGTTTATGATCATTTTTCTGCCCGCTATTTCTTTAAAAAGAACAGCAATTACGCCGACTTTTTACTCAAAGACAAGCCTGAATTGTGGATGGACAAGTATTTTGATGCGGAAGGGAATATTAAAAATGCCCAGTTAAACTTCTGGTTACAGGCCAAAATCTAA
- a CDS encoding DUF5990 family protein gives MNTELQLKITLRSPTPGVDFALQKGSGNSWQSIQKQNVSSSDISFLFLVGIKGERGRDQEPKLSGPFVQGAAGGKFVYIGIGTYVGQIGTVWSRRLKVPLSAISWDMVDK, from the coding sequence ATGAATACGGAACTACAACTCAAGATTACTTTACGCTCGCCTACACCGGGGGTAGACTTTGCGCTGCAAAAAGGATCAGGCAATAGCTGGCAGAGCATTCAGAAACAAAATGTATCTTCAAGTGATATCAGCTTTCTGTTTTTGGTAGGTATAAAAGGGGAGCGGGGGAGGGATCAAGAGCCCAAGCTTTCCGGGCCTTTTGTACAGGGGGCTGCAGGTGGGAAATTTGTGTATATCGGTATAGGGACTTATGTGGGGCAAATAGGTACGGTATGGAGCAGGCGTTTAAAGGTACCCCTTTCAGCTATCAGCTGGGATATGGTGGATAAGTGA
- a CDS encoding TlpA disulfide reductase family protein: MIKKIFICLFLVLQGFTSFSKTILPAQLFANWLSPKTNEWKFCFTDNYAIAEGKFWNYRLKSQKKNKLVLVLSYQKMERELFITLIDQNTIRIGNNFQSQAVYTKKYNEQPDFGNYERRGFQLPVIKPGSVHLSGVLNGYDRQKSGYQFISLNINGLLDEEQQSYPIKVDSLGRFELNFVLDNPQEVMLKYGDMLAGFYAVPGHRQMIAINTGIKAPGSFEEFLAFIGRRQDLLFMGQDALLNSEMNNFYPRIMKLMEPGVNKDKQGTLDQDSYKKYQLQKQKRMLNSLLTYSQLHHSSKKFSQYFKQFITYQIADDLLRYSWLNGSKYLSKDYLAFLKTLKINEQINVITTNYISVLRELSRGINLMSYKITAPSSATVIVKARALGYQLTPRQEELARKAVVIAKGLDTIFIQQEIEGIKDELLVRALYAGAKSAIDKQKEDNIIRFNQEFGITARSFVGKLLKAQVVFATITDKGGLSSRELSKAVAEIGSATLVSVLVRHNQSEVSKNSEDFPLSTNVLSAMAANTEQLLEKLVEKYKGKVVYVDFWAPWCGPCMGQMSSSHELKKELDGLDVVFLYLGVNCSEESWSKTIKENNITGEHYLLSKDEFTLLSGRFQIGGIPRYMLVDKQGKIVDENAKLPSQKMELLKEINVLVN, encoded by the coding sequence ATGATTAAGAAAATTTTTATATGCCTGTTTTTAGTATTGCAGGGTTTTACTTCGTTTTCAAAAACGATACTCCCTGCGCAGCTATTTGCGAATTGGTTATCTCCAAAAACTAATGAATGGAAGTTCTGTTTTACAGATAATTATGCCATTGCTGAGGGTAAATTCTGGAACTATAGGCTAAAGAGCCAAAAGAAAAATAAGCTTGTACTCGTTCTGAGCTACCAAAAGATGGAACGTGAACTGTTTATCACTTTGATTGACCAAAATACGATCAGGATCGGCAACAATTTCCAATCTCAAGCAGTATACACAAAAAAATATAACGAACAACCCGATTTTGGTAATTACGAGCGTAGAGGTTTTCAACTGCCAGTGATCAAGCCTGGCTCTGTCCATCTTAGTGGGGTGCTTAATGGTTATGACCGTCAAAAATCTGGTTATCAGTTTATCTCACTTAATATAAATGGTTTGTTAGATGAAGAGCAACAGTCGTATCCTATTAAAGTGGACAGTTTAGGGAGGTTTGAACTTAATTTCGTGTTGGATAATCCCCAGGAGGTAATGCTTAAGTATGGTGATATGCTGGCAGGTTTTTACGCTGTACCGGGGCATCGGCAAATGATTGCTATCAATACCGGGATAAAAGCACCAGGCTCATTTGAGGAATTTTTGGCTTTTATCGGTAGGAGGCAAGATTTACTGTTTATGGGACAGGATGCTCTTTTGAACAGCGAGATGAATAATTTTTATCCCAGGATAATGAAATTAATGGAGCCTGGTGTAAATAAAGATAAGCAAGGGACGCTTGATCAGGACAGCTATAAAAAATATCAGCTGCAGAAACAAAAAAGAATGCTTAATAGTCTTTTAACGTATAGCCAGTTACATCATTCGAGCAAGAAATTTTCGCAATACTTCAAGCAATTTATCACTTACCAAATAGCTGATGATTTACTGAGGTATAGTTGGCTTAACGGAAGCAAATACCTTAGTAAGGATTATTTGGCCTTTCTAAAAACGCTGAAAATAAACGAGCAAATAAATGTTATAACGACCAATTATATAAGCGTACTGCGTGAATTAAGTAGGGGGATCAACCTCATGTCCTATAAAATCACTGCTCCTTCAAGTGCAACCGTAATAGTAAAAGCCAGAGCACTCGGGTACCAGTTAACGCCAAGGCAAGAGGAATTAGCTCGCAAAGCGGTCGTTATCGCAAAAGGACTGGATACAATTTTTATTCAACAGGAAATTGAAGGGATAAAAGATGAACTGCTGGTGAGGGCTTTGTATGCTGGCGCAAAAAGTGCAATTGATAAGCAGAAGGAAGACAACATTATCAGGTTCAACCAGGAGTTTGGTATTACTGCCAGAAGCTTCGTGGGTAAGCTTCTTAAAGCGCAGGTAGTATTTGCTACAATAACTGATAAAGGAGGGCTCTCTTCAAGGGAATTAAGCAAAGCAGTAGCAGAAATTGGATCGGCTACATTGGTATCTGTCCTTGTCAGGCATAATCAAAGTGAAGTATCTAAAAATAGTGAGGATTTTCCCTTATCTACCAATGTGTTGTCTGCTATGGCAGCAAACACCGAACAGTTATTGGAGAAGTTAGTTGAAAAATACAAAGGTAAAGTGGTATACGTAGACTTCTGGGCGCCCTGGTGTGGTCCGTGCATGGGCCAGATGTCATCAAGCCATGAGTTGAAGAAAGAATTGGATGGATTGGATGTTGTATTCCTATATCTTGGTGTGAACTGTTCTGAAGAATCCTGGAGTAAAACAATCAAAGAAAATAATATCACTGGTGAACATTATTTGTTGAGTAAAGATGAATTTACACTACTTAGCGGAAGGTTTCAAATTGGTGGAATTCCCCGCTATATGTTGGTAGATAAGCAAGGTAAGATCGTGGACGAAAATGCCAAACTACCAAGTCAAAAAATGGAACTTTTGAAAGAGATCAATGTGTTGGTTAATTAG
- a CDS encoding trypsin-like peptidase domain-containing protein, protein MEKIYGLLIILFILSQVSERVANFLKLKLSDSRLVLQGTKLGFLLKPFTFNNTKVRTFDAAREKEREYRILKINLFIGFLIALSFRADLFCLFRYISNDPVSHLGWIKYKEDTAEVREFLGERDLTGILVALYTLAGCLLTGIFLSFGSKFWHDLIDLVLQIKNYKSMLTTEGIQKIEKQFSGLETTQQDSLIDNAIEENYDNWKAQYPNIVGCSSGLKVTDGSPQPQKAIIFKVSDKKTAVQLAGSKSIPPEISYKGLSIPTDVIQINQPRTMQIQHPGDNYAISLIGTNVSLDQQAKDFGSVGLKVKRGNDEFMLSCCHVYYPIAIGNLNPVLADNQFQTPLHQLQTMVTIPSKEYRSLQGKSPSPVLTGFAVEGRLSRYVDAALSVITQGSLDNSSFFYNGLGQRKVTAELPDDQIKKGLEVEIFGCVSGRITGKVKEIAKRTEVRIVGPGYAFTYQFNDLIVVEAGCQPGDSGAPVLTPKGEVVGILSAGDTELSYVVPFQSIKNNLTITL, encoded by the coding sequence ATGGAAAAAATCTATGGATTACTCATCATCCTTTTCATCCTGAGCCAGGTCTCAGAACGGGTCGCCAATTTTCTAAAGCTAAAGCTTTCCGATAGCCGGCTTGTCCTGCAGGGTACCAAGCTGGGCTTTCTGCTCAAGCCCTTCACCTTCAACAATACCAAGGTCAGGACATTCGATGCCGCGAGGGAAAAAGAGCGGGAATACCGTATCCTTAAAATCAACCTCTTCATCGGTTTTCTCATTGCGCTGAGCTTCCGAGCGGATCTATTCTGCCTGTTCCGCTACATCTCCAATGACCCGGTCAGTCACCTGGGCTGGATCAAGTACAAAGAAGATACCGCCGAAGTCCGTGAATTTCTGGGTGAGCGCGACCTTACAGGCATTCTTGTCGCCTTATATACCCTGGCAGGCTGTTTGCTCACCGGGATCTTTCTGAGTTTCGGCTCCAAGTTCTGGCACGACCTGATCGATCTGGTGCTGCAGATCAAAAACTACAAAAGCATGCTCACTACCGAGGGCATCCAAAAAATAGAAAAGCAGTTTTCAGGCCTGGAAACCACTCAGCAAGATTCGCTCATCGACAACGCCATTGAGGAAAACTACGACAACTGGAAGGCCCAATACCCCAACATTGTTGGCTGCAGCTCGGGACTAAAAGTCACTGATGGAAGTCCACAACCGCAAAAAGCCATCATATTTAAGGTCAGCGACAAAAAAACAGCTGTCCAACTTGCAGGCAGCAAATCCATCCCACCAGAGATCAGCTATAAAGGCCTTTCCATTCCCACTGACGTGATCCAGATCAACCAGCCCAGGACTATGCAGATCCAGCATCCCGGCGACAACTATGCCATCAGCCTGATCGGCACCAATGTCTCCCTGGATCAGCAGGCGAAAGATTTTGGGAGCGTCGGACTAAAGGTTAAGCGTGGAAACGACGAATTTATGTTATCCTGCTGCCATGTATATTACCCCATTGCTATTGGGAACCTGAATCCGGTTCTGGCCGATAATCAGTTCCAGACCCCGCTCCACCAACTGCAGACCATGGTCACCATTCCATCCAAAGAATATCGCAGTTTACAGGGTAAATCACCCTCGCCCGTACTGACCGGATTTGCCGTGGAGGGAAGGCTCTCCCGTTATGTAGATGCTGCGCTGTCGGTCATCACACAGGGCAGTCTGGACAACTCAAGTTTTTTTTACAACGGCCTGGGCCAGCGCAAGGTTACCGCAGAACTTCCCGATGATCAGATAAAAAAAGGTTTGGAAGTCGAAATCTTTGGGTGCGTGAGTGGCCGCATCACCGGCAAGGTGAAAGAGATTGCAAAGCGCACCGAAGTGCGCATCGTCGGTCCGGGCTATGCTTTTACCTATCAGTTCAACGACCTCATTGTCGTCGAGGCCGGTTGCCAGCCAGGTGATTCCGGTGCACCGGTGCTCACTCCAAAGGGAGAGGTGGTTGGCATTCTCTCCGCCGGCGATACCGAGCTGTCCTATGTTGTGCCTTTCCAATCCATCAAAAACAACCTCACCATAACCCTCTAA